One genomic window of Solanum stenotomum isolate F172 chromosome 9, ASM1918654v1, whole genome shotgun sequence includes the following:
- the LOC125876843 gene encoding uncharacterized protein LOC125876843 — MLEPETKTRQLQNPSTSSPSAAAALLLAFKPRQVVLAESSKSNLVMAKKEQNQENKFGLQQSILHYLHLNGFSKTLKYFLKETQTESDSWKSCSLSLEDLYSKYLKNSTDNDTISKGDKESALCQDSMKGKNISSNDADSQEKVSKNKKKKRSEDNDIAVPDASHPESVDKSMKNGATAQEVLADDKADVPLRKQKEKKKKKTEEKPENVDPINNDNNDLTVETTKKIKKKKSKEKSGATDSKDSKKRKRLASDENANQGVDGVETEESKRRKTEDLEESKALCTDNGIEQNGEVGEANSSGNNQDELNNSAKQKSSRKDFNGSAEPKTINAFQRVKIDQVEFKDDRLKDNSYWAKDGADIGYGAKAQEVLGQVKGRDFRHEKTKKKRGSYRGGIIDLQSHSVKFNYSDEE, encoded by the exons TTCTAGCAGAGTCATCAAAATCCAATCTTGTTATGGCTAAGAAGGAGCAGAATCAAGAAAACAAGTTTGGTTTACAACAATCTATACTCCATTATCTTCACCTCAATGGTTTCTCTAAAACCCTCAAATACTTTCTTAAAGAAACTCAAACTGAG AGTGACAGTTGGAAGTCTTGTTCCCTTAGTTTGGAGGATTTGTACAGCAAGTATCTAAAAAACAG CACTGATAATGATACAATATCAAAGGGCGACAAAGAGTCAG CGCTGTGTCAAGACAGCATGAAGGGAAAAAACATAAGTAGCAATGATGCCGACTCTCAGGAAAAAGTTagcaagaacaagaagaaaaagagaagtgaAGACAATGATATTGCTGTTCCAGATGCGTCTCATCCTGAAAGTGTTGATAAATCCATGAAAAATGGTGCTACTGCTCAAGAGGTTTTAGCAGATGATAAG GCAGACGTGCCTTTGAGGAAgcagaaggagaagaaaaagaagaaaaccgAGGAGAAACCAGAAAATGTAGACCCTATCAACAACGATAATAATGATCTTACTGTGGAAACAactaaaaagattaaaaagaagaagtccAAGGAAAAGAGTGGAGCTACTGATTCTAAGGATtccaagaagagaaaaagattaGCTTCTGATGAAAATGCAAATCAGGGAGTTGATGGGGTTGAAACTGAAGAATCAAAGCGCAGAAAGACCGAAGACTTGGAAGAATCGAAGGCTCTTTGCACAGACAATGGAATTGAACAAAATggtgaagttggtgaagcaaaCTCTAGTGGTAATAATCAGGATGAGTTGAACAACTCTGCTAAGCAGAAATCATCAAGGAAAGACTTTAATGGATCAGCAGAG CCAAAAACCATAAATGCCTTTCAACGAGTGAAAATTGATCAGGTGGAGTTTAAAGATGATAGACTTAAAGATAATTCTTATTGGGCAAAG GATGGTGCAGACATTGGCTATGGTGCAAAGGCACAGGAGGTTTTGGGCCAGGTGAAAGGAAG GGATTTCCGACATGAGAAAACCAAGAAGAAGCGAGGCAGTTACAGAGGAGGGATAATTGACTTGCAATCGCACTCCGTCAAGTTCAACTACTCAGATGAGGAGTAG